In Actinomycetota bacterium, the genomic stretch GCTTGGTAAAACACAGGGCGTTTTTCTACTACTTCAACCACACGCCAGGAGTGGGGATACTGGCGGACAACGAGCGCGAGGGCTGGCGCAGGGCGAATCTCTACGCCTTCGGGGTGGACATGGACACCCTGCAGCGCGTCCTTGAGGGGGAGGCGGGGACGGCGCTCATCACGAGCGGCGTCCTGGCCTCCATGCCCGCGCAATCCCGGGTGCTCATTGCGGGAGGCGTCGTCTTCAAGGGGCTCACCTGCCTGGCGGGAGAGGGGCGGGACGGAAAAGAGGTGATAACGGGGCTGGAAGAGGCGGTTCCCGGCTTCAAGGTCGTCGAGAGCGGCGCCTTCCGGCACCCGCAGTCCATATCGCCCCTCGAGGTGTACGGGTTTTCCTACCAGGGGAAGGTCATAGGCATAGCACGCGTGGTGTTCTTCGAGTACGCCACGCAGTTCTCTCTTGCCGGCATCTACCGCGACCAGGACCGCAACCTGCTCGACGAGCTCTACGCCGCGGCGGGCGGCCTGCATGCCTTCATGACCGTGCCCAATCCGCTGCGCACGGAGGAGAGGGACCAGCGGGTGGAGGTCAACATGTTCATGTTGCGCCTTCCGCTCAAGGAGGAGCTGCAGGCGGAGTTCGTGCAGTCCATCTCGGGGGTTCCGGGCCTCGCCTTCTACGTCGCCTGAGGGGCGGTTAGCCCCCGCTCACGCGCCCCGCCGTCAGGCCTCGCGCCCGATGGCCTTCGCCACCTTGCGGATCCTGTTCATCATCGTACTGAAGGACTCGAAGTCGAGGGACTGTGGTCCGTCGCAGAGGGCGGCGTTGGGGTTGGGGTGTATCTCGACGAGCAGGCCGTCTGCCCCCGCGGCCACCGCGGCCAGGGACATGGCGGGGATGAGGGAGGCGATCCCCACGGAATGGCTGGGATCCACCACCACCGGCAGGTGGGAGAGCTTCTTCAGCGCCGCGACCGCCGAGAGGTCGAGGGTGTTGCGGGTGTAGGTCTCGAAGGTGCTGATACCGCGCTCGCAGAGGATGATGTTCCTGTTGCCCTCCTTGATGATGTACTCGGCGGCCAGCAGCAGGTCCTCGATCTTGGCGCTGGGGCCGCGCTTGAGCAGCACGGGGTGGCCGCTCCTACCTATCTCGGTGAGGAGGACGAAGTTCTGCATGTTGCGTGCGCCCACCTGGATGATGTCGGTGTACTGGCAGAAGACGTCTATCATGCGCGGGTCGGTGAGCTCGGTGACCACCGGCAGCCCCGTTTCCTCGCGCGCCTCCGCCAGGTAGCGCAGCCCTTCCTCGCCGAGGCCCTGGAAGCTGTAGGGCGAGGTGCGCGGCTTGAAGGCTCCGCCACGCAGTATCGACCCCCCCGCCATCTTCACCAGCCGCGCCGTGTTGAGGATCTGCTCCCTGCTCTCCACCGCGCAGGGTCCGGCCATCACCACCACCCTGTCCCCGCCTATGCGCACGCCGGCGACGTCGATCACCGTGTCCTGGGGATGCGTCTCGCGCGAGGCGAACTTGTACGGCTTGAGGATGGGGATGATGCGCTCCACGCCTGGATATCCGGCCATGGTCTCGACGACCTTGGTCTTGTCGTCGCCGATGACGCCGATGACCGTCTTCATCACGCCGTATATGGGATGGGTCTTGAGGCCGAACTCCTCGATCTTGCGCAACACCGCATCGATCTGCTCGCGGGTCGCGTCCTGGGACATGACGACGATCATGCTACCACCCTCTCACCGGTGTATGGAGAAAAAATTACCACCGCGTTCCTGCAGTGTCAACGCGGGTTTCGCGCCTTTGCGGCGGCGGGGTAGGCCTCCTCAGCCGGCCTGCAGCAACTCCATGAGGGTCTTGATGAGGTCGGTCTCGGTGATGATGCCCACCAGCTTCCCACCGTCAACCACCGGCAGCCCGCCGATCTTGTTCTCGAGTATGAGGCGGGCGGCTTCCTCCAGGGGGGTCTGCGGGGAGACGGTGACGGGGTCGGGCGTCATGATGCCCCTGACCTGTATGCGATCCAGTATGTAGTCGACGTATCTCCTCTCGTGCACCACCGCGGAGCTGATGTCCGCGCGGCGCACATCGCGGTCGGTCACGATGCCCACCAGCCTGCCTCCCTCCACGACGGGGAAGCGCCGCAGGCCGTGCTCCTCCATGAGGCGCTTCGTCTCGCGCAGGGTGTCATCGGGGGAGAGGACGATGGGGTCTACGCTCATACGCTCCCTTACCAGCATCGCTTCCTCCTTCCGGGCGTGAGATCACGCGGACGGTGACTTCACCGCCATTATAAACCCCCATCCTCAATACACCCAGCCGGGAAAGGTGCAGACGGACGCCGCCTGCCTCACGTGGCGGTACATCTCCACGTCCTTCCACGGTTCGCCGAGTATGCCGTCGTGGATGGCCCAGCTCCTGCCGCGCACCGTCTTCTCCATGCCCGGCATGCGGAAGGGGGTGCTGCCGTCCAGCCTCGGCAGCAGGTCGCCCCCGGGTCGGAAACCCCGGTCGATATCTTCCATCTTTTTCCTGCCGCGCATGTAATTGAAGCCGTACTTCTCGAAGATGATGGCGTCGTGGTAGGCGAGAGGCTCCGCCACCAGCATATCGTGGCCCATGGCGGAGACGAAGCGCAGGACGAGGGGGAGGAAATCCTTGAGCATGTGGAGGCCCCGCCTCACCTGGCCGGGGGCTAGGCCCGCCTGCATGGCCCTTATCTCCTCGGGGATGTTGCGGCGGGCGGTGCCGAACTTGGTCCGCCTTCCGGCGTCGTCTATGTCCGTGTTGAAGCGCGGGGAACGGGGGTCGTTCACGATGAGGAAGGTGATCTCCACCTTGAAGAAGGCGGTGTCCGCGATCTCCAGGAAGAAGATGCAGTCCCGGTCATCTGGGTGCTCGCGCACCTCGATTATGGCGAAGCCCGCCTGTCGCGGCGCGATGACGTTCACCACCCGTTCCCCCGAGGGGTTGCGGAAGGTGAGGGGGTCGATAGAGAACATGCCGAAAACCCGCTCCGGGATGAGCAGGGAGTAGATCCGCTCCTTCGTCTCGGATGCCAGCTGGTTTATGGCGTGGATGCTGTTGCGGGGCGCGTCTCCGGCCAGCGCCGCCAGCTCCTCCTCCACTGCGCGCGTGCCGCTCTTCTGCATACCCTCCGGCTCCCTTGCGCGGGTTTGCAAGCCTCGTTCCCTGTATATTATAGGGTAAGCGGGAGCGTATACCCGCGATCGGAGGAAAAATAACACCGCGGTATGCGTCTAGTACGCGGGAGGTAAGCGCATAACGAGGGCGGGCGGGAACGCGTCGTGCAGTTGCCGTGAGTGCCGTGAAAGGTAATGGAGTGGGGCCGCATAACGGGGAGGACGACTACCTGGACACGCCGCGCGGCAGGGTCTGGGTGAGGACGAGGGCACAGCCCTCGTTCATAGCCTCGCTGCGCTTGGATGAAGGAATGGGCATCTTCGCCGCGCCCCATTACCCATCCTCGCGGGAGAAGAAGGCCCTTGAACGCATAGCCGCCAGGGAAGGCAGCAATATCATCCTCGCCTACACGGACGACGGCGTTATCGTGGGCTTCGTGGTCATCGCGCCGCCCAGCCAGGCTGAGAGATGGGGTGAGCTCTCCGGCCTGGGGCTGGTGGAGGCGATGGCAATCGAGGTAAGCCGCGACTGGAGGGGCATGGGGATCGCGGACAAGATGATGGAGTGCGGCCTGCGCGACCCAGCCATCGACGACAAGATAGTCATATGCACCGGTTACACCTGGCACTGGGACCTGGAGGGAAGCGGCCTGAGCAAGGAGGATTACCGGCGCATGCTCCTGCGCTACCTGGAAAAGGCGGGTTTCATGTACTACGAGACGGACGAGCCCAACGTCTGCCTCGACGCGGCGAACTTTTTCACCGCGCGCGTCGGTCCCCGCGTAGACGAAGAACTCTACCGCCGCTTCGAGGGCCTGCTCTTCCGTGACGGGAGCTGGGCCGAGTTCCACGGCAGGCCACGCACCATCAGCGAGGTGCTCGGCGAGGGGGGTGCGGGCGCGGATAAGGGCGAGAAGATATGACCCGTGGTAAACTGCGGGTCAAGAAGTGGTATACTCTTTGGAAAGCGGGGATTTCCCGTCGTCGGTTGAAGGTGAGGGATGCGATACAAGGGCCTGGTCATCAGGCCGCCCAGCGAGGCGGACAGCTATATTCTGCAGGTGGCTTACGGGTGTTCCCACAATGCCTGCACCTTCTGCCCTACCTACAAGGGAACCCGCTTCCGTCAGAGGCCGCTGGAGGAGGTGAGGGAAGACATCGCCGTCGCCGGGCGCCTCATGCCTTACACGCGGCGTGTATTCCTGGCCGACGGGAACGCCCTCTGCCTTCCCACGGAACGTCTCGCTGCCGTACTCTCCTGTCTGAGGGAGGCGTTTCCTGGACTGGAAAGGGTTGGTATCTACGCCAACGGCAGTGACATTAACGAGAAGACGCGCGAGGAACTGGCACACCTGGCGCGACTGGGCCTGGGGATCGTTTACCTGGGCCTGGAAAGCGGAGACGACGAGGTCTTGAGGCGGGTTCGCAAGAAGGACAGCTGCGAGGAGATGGTGCAGGCGGTGGTGAAGGCCAGGGAATGCGGCCTGCTCACCTCGGTCATAGTCCTGCTCGGTCTCGCGGGACGCGAGGGCTCCCTGCGCCATGCCCGTCTCAGCGCCGAGGCCGTGAGCAGGATGAACCCGCATTACCTGAGCGCCCTCACCCTGATGGTGGTGCCGGGCACGCCCCTCTACGATGAGCAGGAAAGGGGCGATTTCGTCCTCCCGGACCAGGAGGGGCTCCTGCGCGAGCTGCGCGAGTTCATAAGTTGCTGCCGGCTGGAAGGCTGCGTTTTCCGCACCAACCACGCTTCCAACTACTTACCATTAAAGGGTATTCTTTCCAGGGACACCGAGAAGCTTCTGCAGGCGATCGACGAAGGGCTGCGAAGGCCGCAGGTGCTGCGACCCGAGTACATGAGGGGCCTCTGAGCGGGGGAAACGGGGGCATGGGACGCTGTAAGTATTTACCGTTTTTTCTCAAGGGGGGCGCGGGCGCGCACGATATATTAAGTGAGGCCGTCGCTGACAAACGGAGCTTACAAAGATGAAGACGATAGCCTACATAGAGGACGACCCGGACATGATCGACCTCGTGTCCATCATCCTCCAGAAGCACGGCTATCGCGTGGCCGGTTTTACCGAGAGCCGCGAGATCGTCCCCAAGCTGGAGTCGCTGAAACCTGAGCTCATCCTTTTGGACCTCATGATGCCGCACGTGGACGGAATCGAGGTGTACAGGGAGATCAAGAGCCGCGAGGGGATGGCGGACGTGCCGGTGATCATCATATCCGCCATGAAGAGGGCGGTGGAGGAGATCGAGAAGGAGGGCGAGGTAAAGGTCGAGGCCTGCCTGGTGAAGCCCTTCACCATTGGCGAGCTGCTGGAGACGGTGAACAGGGTGATGGGCGGGGTTGACTAAAGCGGGGGAAGGGAACAAAATGATGATGGCCCGAGGCGAGGAGCGGCGGGCTTTTTAACCGCTGGAAAAGGTACGGAGGTGAACCAGATGACGGAGCACGGCGAGATACTAA encodes the following:
- the aroF gene encoding 3-deoxy-7-phosphoheptulonate synthase, which codes for MIVVMSQDATREQIDAVLRKIEEFGLKTHPIYGVMKTVIGVIGDDKTKVVETMAGYPGVERIIPILKPYKFASRETHPQDTVIDVAGVRIGGDRVVVMAGPCAVESREQILNTARLVKMAGGSILRGGAFKPRTSPYSFQGLGEEGLRYLAEAREETGLPVVTELTDPRMIDVFCQYTDIIQVGARNMQNFVLLTEIGRSGHPVLLKRGPSAKIEDLLLAAEYIIKEGNRNIILCERGISTFETYTRNTLDLSAVAALKKLSHLPVVVDPSHSVGIASLIPAMSLAAVAAGADGLLVEIHPNPNAALCDGPQSLDFESFSTMMNRIRKVAKAIGREA
- a CDS encoding CBS domain-containing protein, encoding MLVRERMSVDPIVLSPDDTLRETKRLMEEHGLRRFPVVEGGRLVGIVTDRDVRRADISSAVVHERRYVDYILDRIQVRGIMTPDPVTVSPQTPLEEAARLILENKIGGLPVVDGGKLVGIITETDLIKTLMELLQAG
- a CDS encoding GNAT family N-acetyltransferase is translated as MKGNGVGPHNGEDDYLDTPRGRVWVRTRAQPSFIASLRLDEGMGIFAAPHYPSSREKKALERIAAREGSNIILAYTDDGVIVGFVVIAPPSQAERWGELSGLGLVEAMAIEVSRDWRGMGIADKMMECGLRDPAIDDKIVICTGYTWHWDLEGSGLSKEDYRRMLLRYLEKAGFMYYETDEPNVCLDAANFFTARVGPRVDEELYRRFEGLLFRDGSWAEFHGRPRTISEVLGEGGAGADKGEKI
- a CDS encoding radical SAM protein, coding for MRYKGLVIRPPSEADSYILQVAYGCSHNACTFCPTYKGTRFRQRPLEEVREDIAVAGRLMPYTRRVFLADGNALCLPTERLAAVLSCLREAFPGLERVGIYANGSDINEKTREELAHLARLGLGIVYLGLESGDDEVLRRVRKKDSCEEMVQAVVKARECGLLTSVIVLLGLAGREGSLRHARLSAEAVSRMNPHYLSALTLMVVPGTPLYDEQERGDFVLPDQEGLLRELREFISCCRLEGCVFRTNHASNYLPLKGILSRDTEKLLQAIDEGLRRPQVLRPEYMRGL
- a CDS encoding response regulator; translated protein: MKTIAYIEDDPDMIDLVSIILQKHGYRVAGFTESREIVPKLESLKPELILLDLMMPHVDGIEVYREIKSREGMADVPVIIISAMKRAVEEIEKEGEVKVEACLVKPFTIGELLETVNRVMGGVD